In Blautia sp. SC05B48, a single genomic region encodes these proteins:
- the dtd gene encoding D-aminoacyl-tRNA deacylase: MKFVIQRVNHAEVKVDGEIVGKIGKGFLVLIGVGREDTREDADWYLKKLLGLRIFEDENGKTNLSLADVNGELLLVSQFTLYANCRKGNRPSFIEAGAPDEANKLYEYIISEASKQVPVVEHGIFGADMKVSLENDGPFTVIFDENLRK; encoded by the coding sequence ATGAAGTTTGTAATTCAGCGTGTAAATCATGCAGAAGTCAAAGTAGACGGAGAAATTGTCGGAAAAATCGGAAAGGGTTTTCTTGTTCTGATCGGTGTTGGCCGTGAGGATACCAGGGAGGATGCAGATTGGTATCTGAAAAAGCTTCTGGGACTTCGTATTTTTGAGGATGAAAATGGAAAGACCAATTTGTCTCTGGCAGATGTAAACGGGGAATTGCTTTTGGTTTCACAGTTTACCTTATATGCAAACTGTCGTAAGGGAAACCGTCCAAGCTTTATAGAAGCCGGTGCACCGGATGAAGCAAATAAATTATATGAGTATATTATTTCGGAAGCCAGTAAACAGGTTCCGGTTGTGGAACATGGAATCTTTGGTGCAGATATGAAAGTATCTCTGGAAAATGACGGGCCGTTCACCGTTATTTTTGATGAAAATCTACGGAAGTAG
- a CDS encoding AI-2E family transporter produces MKIRWNHRYVQLGVTAFLVIAASILFYYGIFHMKSLITGIKTFFGIMAPIIYGAAIAYLLTPIVNFLERKIIFPIFEKRNKTLQKKGRKVVRWICVILSVFFMFLVIYALVMMILPQLIRSIMNIIYSFPHYVSVVEKWLNSVVEKGWKLNPDMISQINQYSSRLQEYLTNTILPQMQFMMKNISASFLDLLVFLKNFLIGAIVSLYILADKEGFIAKAKMAVYAALPTKWATFLVHSMRFTHKTFGGFISGKILDSAIIGVLCYVGTSIIGTPYAILVSVIVGVTNVIPFFGPYLGAVPCILLILLVDPIQSLYFLIFILILQQFDGNILGPKILGESTGLSSFMVIVAIMVGGGLFGVPGMIVGVPVFAVLNAAVWKLIGRSLDEKDMSADAEFYRDIDCVDPVSGKVLPMPVKKNVSKAQEVTVKAEKNRIWSGAWDEIKRMFTFLVKFIQAKYVGFRLKQKNRRRRRKNRL; encoded by the coding sequence ATGAAAATTCGTTGGAACCATCGCTATGTGCAGTTAGGTGTGACTGCATTTCTGGTTATTGCTGCCAGTATTTTATTTTATTATGGGATTTTCCATATGAAATCTCTGATCACCGGAATTAAAACATTTTTCGGTATTATGGCGCCGATCATTTACGGAGCTGCCATAGCATATCTGCTAACTCCCATTGTTAATTTTCTGGAGCGGAAGATCATTTTTCCGATTTTTGAAAAAAGGAATAAAACACTTCAGAAAAAGGGGAGGAAAGTAGTACGCTGGATCTGTGTGATCCTTTCTGTATTTTTTATGTTTCTGGTCATTTATGCCCTTGTCATGATGATCCTTCCTCAATTGATTCGAAGCATCATGAATATTATCTACAGTTTTCCTCATTATGTAAGTGTAGTGGAAAAATGGTTAAACTCCGTCGTGGAAAAGGGATGGAAACTGAATCCGGATATGATCAGTCAGATCAATCAGTATTCCAGCAGATTACAGGAGTATTTGACAAATACGATCCTTCCCCAGATGCAGTTTATGATGAAAAATATATCTGCGAGCTTTCTGGATCTTCTTGTTTTTCTGAAGAATTTCCTTATTGGAGCGATCGTATCTCTTTATATATTGGCGGATAAAGAGGGGTTTATTGCCAAGGCAAAAATGGCGGTCTATGCAGCACTTCCAACCAAATGGGCAACTTTTCTTGTTCATTCCATGCGTTTTACGCATAAAACTTTTGGTGGATTTATCAGCGGAAAGATCCTGGATTCTGCAATTATCGGTGTATTGTGTTATGTTGGAACATCGATAATTGGAACTCCATATGCGATTCTGGTCAGTGTGATCGTCGGTGTTACAAATGTTATTCCGTTTTTCGGTCCATATCTGGGAGCAGTTCCATGTATTCTTCTTATTTTGCTGGTAGATCCCATTCAGAGTTTGTATTTCCTGATCTTTATTCTGATCCTTCAGCAGTTTGACGGAAATATTCTTGGACCAAAGATCCTGGGTGAGTCGACCGGACTGTCCAGCTTTATGGTTATTGTTGCAATCATGGTCGGTGGTGGTTTATTTGGAGTTCCGGGAATGATCGTTGGAGTTCCGGTATTTGCTGTGCTGAATGCTGCCGTATGGAAGCTGATCGGACGTAGTCTTGATGAAAAAGATATGTCTGCAGATGCTGAGTTTTATAGAGATATTGACTGTGTAGATCCTGTTTCCGGAAAGGTTCTGCCAATGCCGGTGAAAAAAAACGTATCAAAAGCACAGGAAGTTACAGTAAAAGCGGAAAAAAACAGAATCTGGTCCGGGGCTTGGGATGAAATTAAACGAATGTTTACATTTTTAGTTAAATTTATTCAGGCGAAATATGTAGGTTTTCGACTGAAGCAGAAAAACAGACGGAGACGGAGGAAGAACAGGTTATGA
- a CDS encoding cytidylate kinase-like family protein, whose amino-acid sequence MSNNTTSSIITIGRKYGSAGRQIGQEVAKYFGIKCYDKELLEHAANDSGICKELFEHHDEKPTNSFLYSLVMDTYSFGYSSAGFTDMPMNHKIFLAQFEAIKKLASEGPCVMVGRCADYALADNPDCFSVFVHANLDWRINRISQKYNKNAKEAKDMINKTDKSRSSYYNYYTNKKWGSADSYNLCLDSSKLGIDGTAKAIIEAIHIYDSLKK is encoded by the coding sequence ATGAGTAACAATACAACAAGTTCTATTATTACTATCGGTCGTAAATATGGCAGCGCCGGAAGGCAGATCGGCCAGGAAGTTGCTAAATATTTTGGAATCAAATGCTATGATAAAGAGCTGCTGGAGCACGCAGCCAATGACAGTGGGATCTGCAAGGAGCTGTTTGAGCATCATGATGAGAAGCCAACAAACAGTTTTCTTTATTCTCTTGTGATGGATACTTATTCATTTGGGTATTCCTCAGCCGGATTTACAGACATGCCTATGAACCATAAGATTTTTCTTGCACAGTTTGAGGCAATCAAGAAGCTGGCTTCAGAAGGTCCTTGTGTAATGGTCGGCAGATGTGCGGATTATGCACTTGCAGATAATCCGGATTGTTTCAGTGTATTTGTTCATGCAAACCTTGACTGGCGTATCAACCGTATTTCTCAGAAATACAATAAAAATGCTAAAGAGGCCAAGGACATGATCAACAAAACAGACAAAAGCCGTTCCAGCTACTATAATTATTACACCAACAAGAAATGGGGATCTGCGGACAGCTATAATCTTTGTCTGGATAGCAGCAAGCTTGGCATTGATGGAACTGCGAAGGCAATTATCGAAGCCATTCACATTTATGACAGCCTGAAAAAATAA
- a CDS encoding RluA family pseudouridine synthase, translating into MEIYDYTVEKEESGIRIDRYLAEKDSGLSRSFLQKLLKEGQITVGEKAAKSNYKVRENDRIHLEIPDSSEPDIIPEDIPLDILYEDEDVLIVNKPKGMVVHPAAGHYQGTLVNAVMAHCGDSLSGINGVMRPGIVHRIDKDTTGALLVCKNDIAHRDLAEQLKCHSIRRRYRAVVQGNLKEDEGTIEGPIGRHPTDRKKMAINHKNGKDAITHYKVLERFGEATYVECRLETGRTHQIRVHMASIGHPLLGDTVYGSSRNPYHLEGQALHAMILGFVHPRTGEYMEFTAPLPEYFVKLLIKLRK; encoded by the coding sequence ATGGAAATATATGATTATACAGTAGAAAAAGAAGAATCAGGTATACGAATCGACCGCTATCTTGCTGAGAAAGACAGCGGTCTTTCCAGGTCTTTCCTCCAGAAACTTCTGAAAGAAGGACAGATTACCGTGGGCGAGAAAGCTGCCAAATCTAATTATAAGGTTCGTGAAAATGACAGGATCCATCTGGAGATCCCGGATTCCAGTGAGCCGGATATCATTCCGGAGGACATTCCGCTGGATATTCTTTACGAGGATGAAGATGTACTGATTGTTAATAAGCCCAAAGGGATGGTTGTACATCCAGCAGCCGGGCATTATCAGGGGACACTGGTCAATGCAGTTATGGCACATTGTGGTGACAGCCTTTCCGGTATTAACGGAGTGATGCGGCCCGGAATTGTCCACAGAATTGATAAGGATACCACCGGAGCGCTGTTGGTATGCAAAAATGATATTGCTCACCGGGATCTGGCAGAACAGCTGAAATGTCACAGTATCCGCAGACGCTACCGGGCAGTTGTGCAGGGAAATCTGAAAGAGGATGAGGGAACAATAGAGGGACCTATTGGACGGCATCCGACAGATCGTAAAAAAATGGCCATCAATCATAAAAATGGTAAAGATGCAATAACACATTATAAAGTGCTGGAACGTTTTGGCGAGGCCACGTATGTGGAATGTCGGCTTGAAACAGGGCGTACCCACCAGATTCGTGTGCACATGGCCAGTATCGGACATCCGCTTCTTGGGGACACGGTGTATGGTTCATCCAGAAATCCTTATCATCTGGAGGGACAGGCACTTCATGCAATGATTCTTGGATTTGTTCATCCACGTACCGGTGAATATATGGAATTTACAGCCCCACTTCCGGAATATTTTGTTAAATTGCTGATAAAATTGCGAAAATAG
- the lspA gene encoding signal peptidase II, with protein MISRVNHHQKMSFSKCMSGDIFLLILLVAADQGAKWLSYLYLKGQPSVSLISGILELHYLYPENKGIAFGMFQGSVFFFAIVSVLFLGVILYAWIRIPKERFYLPLLTIATVLAAGALGNFIDRFFRGYVIDFIYFSLIDFPVFNLADVYVVVSGIFLILFVCTKYRDDDFAFLNIKQ; from the coding sequence ATGATCAGTCGTGTTAACCATCATCAGAAAATGTCTTTTAGTAAGTGTATGTCGGGGGACATTTTTTTACTGATCTTACTCGTGGCTGCAGATCAGGGAGCAAAATGGCTGTCATATCTGTATCTGAAAGGACAACCATCTGTTTCGCTGATTTCCGGCATACTTGAACTTCATTATCTCTATCCTGAAAACAAGGGAATCGCGTTTGGAATGTTTCAGGGAAGTGTATTCTTTTTTGCCATTGTGAGTGTGCTGTTTCTGGGAGTGATCCTCTATGCATGGATCCGTATTCCGAAAGAGCGGTTTTATCTGCCTTTGCTCACCATTGCTACAGTACTTGCAGCCGGTGCACTGGGAAATTTTATTGATCGTTTTTTCAGAGGATATGTGATCGATTTTATCTATTTTTCCCTGATCGATTTTCCGGTATTTAATCTTGCGGATGTTTATGTAGTTGTAAGTGGAATTTTTCTGATCCTGTTTGTGTGCACGAAATACAGGGATGATGATTTTGCGTTTCTGAATATCAAACAGTAA
- the aroB gene encoding 3-dehydroquinate synthase: protein MTASKLLVKREGDFHYPICFEEDFSNLAQVMKEEGFVDRKICIVTDSNVGPLYEESVRQVLSEVSSDISVFTFEAGEKNKNLNTVSALYQVLIKNGLDRKSLLVALGGGVVGDLTGFGAATYLRGIDFIQVPTTLLAQVDSSVGGKTGVDFQQYKNMVGAFHQPRLVYMNLSTLSSLPAEQFACGMGEILKTGLICDGDFFRYVCCEQKEIKKLDMKQIARMVRRCCEIKAGVVERDPKEQGERALLNLGHTVGHAVEKLKNFTLLHGQCVGVGLVAAAYLSMKRGLLTREEYQEICQGCSDYDLPVHVEGLIPEEVLSATKKDKKMEQGHIRFILMDGIGKSFIDKTVTDEELLSCIQEITL, encoded by the coding sequence ATGACAGCATCAAAATTACTTGTAAAACGAGAAGGTGATTTTCATTATCCCATCTGTTTTGAAGAAGATTTTTCTAATCTGGCACAGGTTATGAAGGAAGAGGGATTTGTCGACAGAAAAATCTGCATTGTGACAGATTCTAATGTGGGACCACTGTATGAAGAATCTGTAAGGCAGGTTTTAAGTGAGGTAAGTTCTGATATTTCTGTGTTCACCTTTGAGGCAGGAGAAAAAAACAAAAACCTTAATACTGTTTCGGCATTGTATCAGGTTCTGATCAAAAATGGTCTTGATCGAAAAAGTCTGCTTGTTGCATTAGGCGGTGGTGTGGTAGGCGACCTTACCGGATTTGGTGCAGCAACTTATCTCAGGGGGATTGACTTCATTCAGGTACCGACAACACTGCTTGCACAGGTAGACAGCAGTGTGGGTGGAAAAACCGGTGTAGATTTTCAGCAGTACAAAAACATGGTAGGAGCTTTTCACCAGCCACGTCTTGTTTATATGAACCTAAGCACTCTTTCTTCACTTCCGGCAGAACAGTTTGCCTGCGGAATGGGTGAGATTTTAAAAACAGGACTGATTTGTGATGGAGATTTTTTCCGCTATGTATGCTGTGAACAGAAAGAGATCAAAAAGCTGGACATGAAACAGATTGCCAGAATGGTACGCAGGTGCTGTGAGATCAAAGCCGGCGTTGTGGAGCGTGATCCAAAGGAACAGGGCGAGCGTGCACTTCTTAACCTGGGACATACTGTGGGGCATGCAGTAGAAAAACTTAAGAATTTCACCCTGCTCCACGGACAGTGTGTAGGAGTCGGATTGGTAGCTGCGGCATATCTTTCCATGAAACGAGGACTTCTGACCAGAGAAGAATATCAGGAAATCTGTCAGGGATGTTCGGATTACGATCTTCCGGTGCATGTAGAGGGCCTTATCCCGGAAGAAGTTCTTTCCGCAACAAAGAAAGATAAAAAAATGGAACAGGGACATATCAGGTTTATCCTGATGGATGGTATCGGAAAAAGCTTTATCGACAAAACAGTTACCGATGAAGAACTGCTTTCCTGTATTCAGGAGATAACTCTATGA
- a CDS encoding YlmH family RNA-binding protein — protein MDKEELFVKRIRELANLAYQRDITTFTDFLNLNERNILNSQNFHKLGVTAEGFGGYENAERQMVAFHPDALAFTWDYPIDCIRLEPKAVKFSEDLTHRDYLGAILNLGVDRSVVGDILIEDHTASFFCLRQMTDFFLENLCRVRHTTVVASKIEDPGDLPRPELKPVSGTCASVRLDSLIALAFGTSRSSIVHCIEEGLVFVNGKLITSNGYEPKEGDIISVRKKGRFIYDGVSRQTKKGRLGVRILLYI, from the coding sequence ATGGATAAAGAAGAACTTTTTGTTAAGAGAATCCGTGAACTGGCAAATCTGGCCTATCAGAGAGATATTACCACATTTACGGATTTTCTTAATTTAAATGAACGGAATATTTTAAACAGTCAGAATTTTCATAAGCTGGGTGTTACAGCGGAAGGTTTTGGCGGATACGAGAATGCAGAGCGTCAGATGGTAGCCTTTCATCCTGATGCTCTTGCTTTTACATGGGATTATCCCATTGATTGTATCCGGCTCGAGCCAAAAGCAGTGAAATTTTCAGAAGATCTGACACATCGGGATTATTTGGGAGCGATCCTGAATCTTGGAGTTGACAGGAGTGTTGTTGGGGATATTCTTATAGAAGATCATACTGCGAGCTTTTTCTGTCTGCGTCAGATGACAGATTTTTTTCTGGAGAATCTGTGCCGTGTAAGACATACTACAGTTGTGGCGTCGAAGATAGAAGATCCGGGTGATCTTCCGAGACCGGAACTGAAACCAGTTAGTGGAACCTGTGCGTCCGTACGCCTGGATTCTCTGATCGCACTGGCTTTTGGAACTTCCAGAAGCAGTATTGTGCATTGTATTGAAGAAGGACTTGTTTTTGTAAATGGAAAACTGATCACATCCAATGGTTATGAGCCCAAAGAGGGAGACATCATATCCGTTCGGAAAAAGGGACGTTTTATTTATGATGGAGTATCCCGTCAGACAAAAAAAGGACGTCTTGGGGTACGGATTCTGCTTTATATCTGA
- a CDS encoding cell division protein SepF, which produces MGVLDKFLDAIKLNDDYDDDELLDDRLLEDEDDYDDDFLDEDDDMEEKPKKKFFEKFSKKKNDEEEDFLDDEQEDETVKVPVAKSSAKTAAAKAPARQDRISRPASSSKITPMRTSKRSSQAANMEVCVIKPTTMEEAREIADTLVDNSTVILNLEGIDVELAQRIIDFTSGACYSLGGSLQQVSSYIFVLGPYNVDITGDLQNILGGSVPSVRVGY; this is translated from the coding sequence ATGGGCGTTTTAGACAAGTTTTTAGATGCCATCAAACTGAACGACGATTATGACGATGACGAATTGTTAGATGATAGACTTCTTGAGGATGAGGACGATTATGACGACGATTTCCTCGATGAAGATGATGATATGGAAGAGAAACCAAAGAAGAAATTTTTTGAGAAATTTTCCAAGAAAAAAAATGACGAGGAAGAGGATTTTCTGGATGATGAGCAGGAAGATGAAACGGTTAAGGTACCTGTTGCCAAGTCATCTGCAAAGACAGCTGCAGCCAAGGCTCCGGCAAGACAGGACCGTATTTCCAGACCGGCATCTTCTTCCAAGATCACCCCGATGCGTACAAGCAAGCGTTCTTCCCAGGCTGCAAATATGGAAGTTTGTGTGATCAAGCCTACAACAATGGAGGAAGCAAGAGAAATTGCAGATACACTGGTCGATAATTCTACTGTTATCCTGAATCTTGAAGGGATCGATGTGGAGCTTGCACAGAGGATCATCGATTTTACTTCCGGTGCATGTTATTCACTTGGAGGAAGCCTTCAGCAGGTGTCCAGCTATATTTTTGTACTTGGACCATATAATGTAGATATTACAGGTGATCTTCAGAATATCCTTGGCGGTTCTGTGCCGTCTGTAAGAGTGGGTTATTAA
- a CDS encoding YggS family pyridoxal phosphate-dependent enzyme, with protein MVAENLAQVQKNINESCNKINRDPNEVTLIAVSKTKPVEMLKEAYDAGARVFGENKVQEIVDKYDQMPSDVKWHMIGHLQRNKVKYIVDKVAMIHSVDSLRLAETIEKEAAKKAVIVPILIEVNVAQEESKFGLKPEEVLPFIEQIADFSHIQINGLMTIAPYVDNAEENREIFRELKKLSVDIAAKNINNVTMSVLSMGMTGDYMVAVQEGATMVRVGTGIFGARNYAL; from the coding sequence ATGGTAGCGGAAAATTTGGCACAGGTGCAGAAAAATATTAATGAATCCTGCAATAAAATAAACAGAGATCCGAATGAAGTCACACTGATCGCAGTAAGCAAAACCAAACCGGTGGAGATGCTGAAGGAGGCTTATGATGCCGGAGCACGTGTCTTCGGAGAAAATAAAGTGCAGGAGATTGTAGATAAATATGATCAGATGCCTTCAGATGTCAAATGGCATATGATCGGACATCTTCAGCGTAATAAAGTAAAATATATTGTGGATAAAGTTGCAATGATCCATTCTGTAGATTCGCTTCGCCTGGCCGAGACGATTGAAAAAGAAGCAGCGAAAAAAGCGGTTATCGTCCCGATCCTTATAGAAGTAAATGTAGCGCAGGAAGAAAGTAAATTTGGTCTGAAACCGGAAGAAGTTTTACCGTTTATAGAACAGATCGCAGATTTTTCACACATTCAGATAAATGGGCTCATGACAATTGCTCCCTATGTTGATAATGCAGAGGAAAATCGCGAAATTTTCCGTGAACTTAAGAAATTAAGTGTTGACATTGCTGCTAAAAACATTAATAATGTTACTATGAGTGTTCTGAGCATGGGAATGACCGGAGATTACATGGTTGCCGTGCAGGAGGGCGCTACGATGGTGCGGGTAGGCACTGGTATTTTTGGTGCAAGAAATTACGCATTATAA
- a CDS encoding HlyD family efflux transporter periplasmic adaptor subunit → MPDNKVHSGKTPGFLAKLRKIFGLNIGTVMFGAIFIYMIFSVILYLTASHMESYQVPSGPLSMNETYTGLAIMTENVVQADAGGYVTYYAREGTKINANGAVYSLNSSRSADNVTSLSREELADIRSNMQSFSKGFDPSKFNSTYSFKYQLNGSILQYASDSSGASSASTTSEDGEEATVTTIASSDPNIRRAQTDGVILYSTDGYETKTVDNVTAADFDQNSYQETDLKTDGQIKAGDDIYTIITDERWSLLIPLSEKQAANLKERTSIRVKFLKDDLTQTGDFSIMEIDGAKYGKIDFNKGLIRYASDRFLEIELVTNNVTGLKIPLSSIVTKEFYAIPSKYLTTDAETQQSGFMLSGRNKKGNSTRTFVSAGIYGRDEITDKETQKTSYIYYVDKNKFKEGDALVDPDSGEKFIIGDTEVLEGVFCINQGYAVFRRIEILDENEEYAVVSKETYNGLVRYDRIVKNADKVSEQDILY, encoded by the coding sequence TTGCCGGACAATAAAGTACATTCCGGAAAAACTCCGGGATTCTTAGCAAAGCTTCGTAAAATTTTTGGTCTGAACATTGGAACTGTAATGTTCGGAGCAATTTTTATCTATATGATCTTTAGTGTGATTCTTTATCTTACAGCTTCTCATATGGAATCTTATCAGGTTCCCTCCGGTCCGTTATCCATGAATGAGACATACACAGGGCTGGCGATCATGACAGAGAACGTAGTGCAGGCAGATGCAGGCGGTTACGTTACATATTACGCAAGGGAAGGTACCAAGATCAATGCCAACGGTGCTGTCTACAGCCTGAACAGCTCAAGATCTGCAGACAATGTAACCTCTCTGAGCAGAGAGGAACTGGCGGATATACGCAGTAATATGCAGAGCTTTTCCAAAGGATTTGATCCCAGCAAATTTAACAGTACCTATAGTTTTAAATATCAGCTCAATGGAAGCATCCTTCAGTATGCTTCAGATAGTTCGGGAGCTTCTTCTGCAAGTACGACGTCTGAAGATGGAGAGGAAGCTACAGTTACAACAATAGCTTCCAGTGATCCGAATATCCGCCGTGCGCAGACAGACGGGGTCATCCTGTATTCTACAGATGGCTACGAAACAAAAACCGTTGATAATGTCACAGCTGCTGATTTTGATCAGAATTCCTATCAGGAAACGGATCTGAAAACAGATGGACAGATAAAGGCCGGAGATGATATTTATACGATCATTACAGATGAACGCTGGAGTCTTTTGATCCCTTTAAGTGAGAAGCAGGCTGCTAATCTGAAGGAGCGTACATCGATCCGCGTCAAGTTTCTGAAAGATGATCTGACGCAGACAGGAGACTTTTCGATCATGGAGATCGATGGGGCTAAATATGGCAAGATCGATTTTAATAAGGGACTGATCCGATATGCGTCAGACCGGTTTCTGGAAATAGAACTTGTCACGAACAATGTGACAGGTTTAAAGATCCCGTTATCTTCTATCGTAACGAAGGAGTTTTATGCAATACCTTCCAAATATCTTACGACGGATGCTGAAACACAGCAATCCGGATTTATGCTTTCCGGCAGAAATAAAAAGGGCAACAGTACGAGAACCTTTGTCAGTGCCGGTATCTATGGCCGTGATGAGATCACAGACAAAGAAACACAGAAAACAAGCTATATTTATTACGTAGACAAGAATAAATTTAAAGAAGGTGATGCTCTTGTTGATCCGGATAGTGGAGAGAAGTTTATCATCGGAGATACAGAAGTTCTGGAGGGAGTTTTCTGTATCAATCAGGGATATGCGGTATTCCGCCGGATTGAGATCCTGGATGAAAATGAGGAATATGCAGTTGTATCAAAGGAAACCTATAATGGGCTTGTCCGATATGACCGTATTGTGAAAAATGCAGATAAAGTAAGTGAACAGGATATACTTTACTAA
- the lexA gene encoding transcriptional repressor LexA produces MTYGRISKKQQEILDYMKNEILNRGFPPSVREICEAVNLKSTSSVHSHLEALEKNGYIRRDATKPRAIEIIDDNFNLVRREVVNVPLVGTVAAGQPILAVENIDAYFPIPAEYMPNEQSFMLTVKGDSMINAGIFDGDQVLVKQQATAENGDMVVALIDDSATVKTFYKENGYYRLQPENDNMEPIIITGNLQILGKVFGVFRFFS; encoded by the coding sequence ATGACATATGGCAGAATCAGTAAAAAGCAGCAGGAAATACTGGATTATATGAAAAACGAGATCCTTAACAGAGGTTTCCCGCCCTCCGTCCGTGAAATCTGTGAAGCAGTAAACCTGAAATCCACATCTTCCGTTCACTCCCATCTGGAAGCTCTGGAAAAAAACGGATATATCCGCAGAGATGCCACCAAGCCCCGTGCGATCGAGATCATTGACGATAATTTCAATCTGGTCCGCCGCGAGGTTGTCAATGTTCCTCTTGTAGGCACTGTTGCTGCCGGACAGCCGATCCTGGCAGTGGAAAATATCGATGCTTACTTTCCGATCCCGGCTGAATATATGCCCAATGAACAAAGTTTCATGCTGACTGTCAAAGGCGACAGTATGATCAATGCAGGTATTTTTGATGGAGATCAGGTTCTTGTAAAGCAGCAGGCAACAGCAGAAAACGGCGACATGGTGGTTGCTCTGATCGATGATTCTGCAACAGTTAAGACTTTCTACAAAGAAAATGGTTATTATCGACTTCAGCCGGAGAACGACAATATGGAACCGATCATCATTACCGGTAATCTGCAGATCCTCGGCAAAGTATTTGGTGTATTTCGTTTCTTTTCATGA
- the rsfS gene encoding ribosome silencing factor, with the protein MSIEKDMVRIACKALDDKKAKDIKIIDIHEVSVIADYFVIASASNQNQVQAMVDNADEMLGRAGYEAKQIEGTRNSSWVLMDYGDMIIHIFDEENRLFYDLERIWRDGKILDAEEFLGENE; encoded by the coding sequence ATGAGTATCGAAAAAGATATGGTCCGGATTGCCTGCAAGGCACTGGATGATAAAAAAGCAAAGGATATCAAGATCATTGATATCCATGAGGTTTCCGTGATCGCAGATTATTTTGTGATCGCAAGTGCTTCCAACCAGAATCAGGTACAGGCAATGGTTGACAATGCAGATGAAATGCTTGGCCGTGCCGGATATGAAGCAAAACAGATCGAGGGAACCAGAAACTCCAGCTGGGTCCTCATGGATTACGGTGATATGATCATCCATATCTTTGATGAGGAAAACAGACTTTTCTACGATCTTGAGAGAATCTGGAGAGACGGCAAGATTCTTGATGCGGAAGAATTTCTTGGTGAGAATGAGTAA
- the yqeK gene encoding bis(5'-nucleosyl)-tetraphosphatase (symmetrical) YqeK, translating into MGKYDFIKIKKKLSKYLDEARFEHTMGVMYTCAALAMVYDYDLEDAQAAGLLHDSAKCIPNKKKLKLCSQHDIPVSDFEKDHPFLLHAKLGAYVASSKYDIKDEEILTAITYHTTGRPGMSLLEKIVYISDYIEPMRDKAPNLAKVRKIAFEDLDECMYEILKDTLEYLEENPKEIDSTTRDAYVYYKELHDRKMQDAANRQED; encoded by the coding sequence ATGGGAAAATATGATTTTATCAAGATAAAAAAGAAACTTTCCAAATATCTGGATGAGGCCAGATTTGAGCATACAATGGGGGTTATGTACACTTGTGCTGCGCTTGCCATGGTTTATGATTATGATCTGGAGGATGCACAGGCTGCAGGACTTCTTCATGACAGTGCAAAGTGTATTCCTAATAAAAAGAAACTGAAGCTGTGCAGCCAGCATGATATTCCGGTATCAGATTTTGAAAAGGATCATCCGTTTCTTCTTCATGCCAAACTGGGGGCTTATGTGGCCAGCAGTAAATATGATATTAAAGACGAAGAGATCCTGACAGCGATCACTTATCATACAACAGGAAGACCGGGAATGAGTCTTCTTGAGAAGATCGTATATATTTCAGATTATATTGAACCAATGCGTGACAAGGCTCCGAATCTTGCGAAGGTGCGAAAGATTGCTTTTGAAGATCTGGATGAGTGTATGTATGAGATTTTAAAGGATACACTGGAATATCTGGAGGAAAATCCCAAGGAAATCGACAGTACGACCAGGGATGCTTATGTTTATTATAAAGAACTCCATGACAGAAAAATGCAGGATGCAGCCAACAGACAGGAGGATTAA